Proteins encoded within one genomic window of Streptomyces kaniharaensis:
- the mshD gene encoding mycothiol synthase, which translates to MDDTSAVIANSVLRPEQRDGALRVLADAQAVDGRAAVSEQGRLRLRSSDAPRPGVSHFIEQDGTAVVGYGQLEVPQNVPQNAGPEPAANPAAELVVDPAARGRGLARPLVDAVLAEAHRAGRDAVDFWVHGGHPAARHLAERYGAELVRELRQMRRTGQQTEPVPLPEGVELRTFRPGEDDAEWLRLNALAFAHHPEQGAWTEQDLADRLAEPWFDPAGFFLATRGGKVVGFHWTKVHPATVTEPALGEVYVVGVDPAEQGSGLGRALTAAGLRHLTGSGAGERGLETVLLYVDADNPAAVRVYERLGFTVHEVDLMYRVRYRAD; encoded by the coding sequence ATGGACGATACGTCAGCGGTCATTGCGAACAGCGTGCTCCGGCCCGAGCAGCGCGACGGCGCCCTGCGCGTTCTGGCGGACGCCCAGGCGGTGGACGGCCGGGCTGCCGTGTCCGAGCAGGGGCGGCTCCGGCTGCGGTCCTCGGATGCGCCCCGCCCGGGTGTCAGCCACTTCATCGAGCAGGACGGCACCGCCGTCGTCGGCTACGGCCAGCTCGAGGTCCCACAGAACGTCCCGCAGAACGCAGGCCCGGAGCCCGCCGCAAACCCCGCCGCCGAGCTCGTCGTCGACCCAGCCGCCCGCGGCCGCGGCCTGGCCCGTCCCCTGGTGGACGCGGTGCTCGCGGAGGCGCATCGGGCCGGCCGCGACGCCGTCGACTTCTGGGTGCACGGGGGGCACCCGGCCGCGCGGCACCTGGCCGAGCGGTACGGGGCCGAGCTGGTCCGCGAGCTCCGGCAGATGCGCCGCACCGGGCAGCAGACCGAGCCCGTCCCCCTCCCCGAGGGCGTCGAGCTGCGGACCTTCCGTCCGGGCGAGGACGACGCCGAGTGGCTGCGGCTGAACGCCCTCGCCTTCGCCCACCACCCCGAGCAGGGCGCCTGGACCGAGCAGGACCTGGCCGACCGGCTGGCCGAGCCCTGGTTCGACCCGGCCGGCTTCTTCCTGGCCACGCGCGGCGGCAAGGTGGTCGGCTTCCACTGGACCAAGGTGCACCCGGCCACCGTCACCGAGCCGGCGCTCGGCGAGGTGTACGTCGTCGGAGTGGACCCGGCCGAGCAGGGGAGCGGCCTCGGCCGGGCGCTGACCGCGGCCGGCCTGCGTCACCTGACCGGCTCAGGCGCGGGCGAGCGCGGGCTGGAGACCGTACTTCTCTATGTCGACGCCGACAATCCGGCCGCTGTACGGGTATATGAACGACTGGGATTCACCGTTCACGAGGTGGACCTCATGTACCGCGTCCGATACCGGGCGGACTAG
- the pstS gene encoding phosphate ABC transporter substrate-binding protein PstS: MKLQRNGRSKALAIGAMALVSSLSLAACGSDNNTTSASGGSSGSAAAPSINCGSKPAPLIAAGSTAQGNAIDVWKTAFGAACSGATVNYGGVGSGAGIQQFTQGKVQFAGSDSALKPAEVEATKAVCTGGQGIDLPMVGGLISLVYNVDGVDNLVLDGPTAAKIFDSQITKWNDPAIAALNPGAKLPDADIQSFHRSDDSGTTDNLTKYFSKASGGAWSYPASKTWAGKGGQSANGSAGVAAQVKQVKNSISYVELSFAQTNNLKSAAINTGASKPVAATAENAANTFAKAKIAGTGSDLALSLDYATKDEGAYPLVLVTYEIVCDKGNKADTLDTLKAFLTYTASDGGQKAIGEKGYVPLPKELTDKVNTVIPTLA; the protein is encoded by the coding sequence GTGAAGCTCCAGCGGAACGGCCGCTCCAAGGCCCTCGCCATCGGTGCCATGGCGCTCGTCAGCTCGCTGTCGCTCGCCGCCTGCGGCTCGGACAACAACACCACCAGCGCCTCCGGTGGCTCCAGCGGTTCCGCCGCCGCGCCCTCGATCAACTGTGGCAGCAAGCCCGCCCCGCTGATCGCCGCGGGCTCCACCGCACAGGGCAACGCCATCGACGTCTGGAAGACCGCCTTCGGCGCGGCCTGCTCCGGCGCCACCGTCAACTACGGCGGTGTCGGCTCCGGCGCCGGTATCCAGCAGTTCACCCAGGGCAAGGTCCAGTTCGCCGGCTCCGACTCGGCCCTGAAGCCGGCCGAGGTCGAGGCCACCAAGGCGGTCTGCACCGGCGGGCAGGGCATCGACCTGCCGATGGTCGGCGGCCTGATCTCGCTCGTCTACAACGTCGACGGTGTCGACAACCTGGTCCTGGACGGCCCGACCGCCGCCAAGATCTTCGACTCCCAGATCACCAAGTGGAACGACCCGGCGATCGCCGCCCTGAACCCGGGCGCCAAGCTGCCGGACGCCGACATCCAGTCGTTCCACCGCTCGGACGACTCCGGTACCACCGACAACCTGACCAAGTACTTCTCCAAGGCCTCCGGTGGCGCCTGGTCCTACCCGGCCAGCAAGACCTGGGCCGGCAAGGGCGGCCAGTCGGCCAACGGCAGCGCCGGTGTCGCGGCCCAGGTGAAGCAGGTCAAGAACTCGATCAGCTACGTCGAGCTGTCCTTCGCCCAGACCAACAACCTGAAGAGCGCCGCGATCAACACCGGCGCCTCCAAGCCGGTCGCCGCCACCGCCGAGAACGCCGCCAACACCTTCGCCAAGGCGAAGATCGCCGGCACCGGCAGCGACCTGGCGCTGTCGCTCGACTACGCGACCAAGGACGAGGGCGCCTACCCGCTGGTCCTGGTCACCTACGAGATCGTCTGCGACAAGGGCAACAAGGCCGACACCCTCGACACCCTGAAGGCATTCCTGACCTACACCGCCAGCGACGGCGGCCAGAAGGCGATCGGCGAGAAGGGCTACGTCCCGCTCCCCAAGGAGCTGACCGACAAGGTCAACACCGTCATCCCGACCCTGGCCTGA
- a CDS encoding NUDIX hydrolase → MILAAGAVLWLPGRPKKTGRLGRPRIALIHRPKYDDWSLPKGKLDPGEGMAQAALREVREETGFFCVLGPELPAQHYAVQGRPKEVRYWAAVPTAGAFRPNREVDRLEWLPAGKARVRLTHERDRLLVDALLVILGAKPVRTNGPVAAEERWK, encoded by the coding sequence GTGATCCTCGCCGCGGGAGCGGTGCTGTGGCTGCCCGGCCGGCCCAAGAAGACCGGACGGCTGGGGCGGCCCCGGATCGCGCTGATCCACCGGCCCAAGTACGACGACTGGAGCCTGCCGAAGGGCAAGCTCGACCCGGGCGAGGGCATGGCCCAGGCGGCGCTGCGCGAGGTGCGCGAGGAGACCGGCTTCTTCTGCGTGCTCGGTCCGGAGCTGCCGGCGCAGCACTACGCGGTGCAGGGCCGGCCGAAGGAGGTCCGGTACTGGGCGGCGGTGCCGACCGCGGGGGCGTTCCGGCCGAACCGGGAGGTGGACCGGCTGGAGTGGCTGCCGGCCGGAAAGGCACGCGTCCGGCTGACCCACGAGCGTGACCGGTTGCTGGTCGACGCCCTGCTGGTGATCCTGGGAGCGAAGCCGGTGCGGACGAATGGCCCGGTGGCGGCGGAGGAACGGTGGAAGTGA
- a CDS encoding RNA degradosome polyphosphate kinase, protein MSIPRPVSAPLSPPARMSSALGIPPEPPAVDGQDFEELPQGRFLDRERSWLAFNERVLELSEDPGIPLLERAKFLAIFASNLDEFFMVRVAGLKRRIATGVAQRSASGLQPREVLDLIWTRSRELMARHAAAFQQEVLPDLAADGIEVVRWPELAEKEQARLHTLFRQKIFPVLTPLAVDPAHPFPYISGLSLNLAVVVRNPVSGHKHFARVKVPQSLARFLEASPQRYVPLEDVMGAHLEELFPGMEVLAHHAFRVTRNEDLEVEEDDTENILKALEKELMRRRFGPPVRLEVEESIDPYILDLLVRELNITEAEVFPLPGPLDLTGLFGIAELDRPELKYPKFVAGTARGLTDVESASQPDIFAAMRERDVLLHHPYDSFSTSVQAFLEQAAADPDVLAIKQTLYRTSGDSPIVDALIDAAESGKQVLVLVEIKARFDEQANIKWARKLEEAGCHVVYGLVGLKTHCKLSLVVRQEGDTLRRYSHVGTGNYHPKTARLYEDLGLLTSDPQVGADLSDLFNRLSGYSRRESYRRLLTAPRGLRDGLISRIHNEIANHRAGRPAYVKLKVNSIVDEAVIDALYRASQAGVPVDVWVRGICAIRPGVPGLSENIRVRSILGRFLEHSRIFVFGNSGDPEVWIGSADMMHRNLDRRIEALMRITDPAHRAELSGLIDLGVSDESESWHLEQDGAWTRHSQDAEGRSLRHVQDLLIDSRQRRRAATSR, encoded by the coding sequence ATGAGCATCCCTCGCCCCGTCTCTGCCCCGCTGTCCCCGCCGGCGCGGATGTCGAGTGCGCTCGGCATACCACCCGAGCCCCCGGCGGTGGACGGTCAGGACTTCGAGGAGCTTCCGCAGGGCCGGTTCCTGGACCGCGAGCGCAGCTGGCTCGCCTTCAACGAGCGCGTTCTCGAGCTGTCCGAGGACCCGGGGATCCCGCTGCTGGAGCGGGCCAAGTTCCTCGCCATCTTCGCGAGCAACCTGGACGAGTTCTTCATGGTCCGGGTCGCCGGCCTCAAGCGCCGGATCGCGACCGGCGTCGCCCAGCGCAGCGCGTCCGGTCTCCAGCCGCGCGAGGTGCTGGACCTGATCTGGACCCGTTCGCGCGAGCTGATGGCCCGGCACGCCGCAGCCTTCCAACAGGAGGTGCTGCCGGACCTCGCCGCCGACGGCATCGAGGTGGTCCGCTGGCCGGAGCTGGCGGAGAAGGAGCAGGCCCGGCTGCACACCCTGTTCCGGCAGAAGATCTTCCCCGTCCTGACCCCGCTGGCGGTCGACCCGGCGCACCCCTTCCCGTACATATCGGGGCTCTCGCTCAACCTGGCCGTGGTGGTGCGCAACCCGGTGTCCGGGCACAAGCACTTCGCCCGCGTGAAGGTGCCGCAGTCGCTCGCCCGCTTCCTGGAGGCGTCGCCGCAGCGCTACGTCCCCCTGGAGGACGTGATGGGCGCGCACCTGGAGGAGCTCTTCCCCGGGATGGAGGTGCTGGCGCACCACGCCTTCCGGGTCACCCGCAACGAGGACCTCGAGGTCGAGGAGGACGACACCGAGAACATCCTCAAGGCCCTGGAGAAGGAGCTGATGCGGCGGCGCTTCGGCCCGCCGGTCCGGCTGGAGGTCGAGGAGTCGATCGACCCCTACATCCTGGACCTGCTGGTGCGGGAGCTGAACATCACCGAGGCCGAGGTCTTTCCGCTGCCCGGGCCGCTCGACCTGACCGGCCTGTTCGGGATCGCGGAACTGGACCGCCCGGAGCTCAAGTACCCGAAGTTCGTGGCCGGTACGGCCCGCGGGCTGACCGACGTCGAGTCGGCCTCCCAGCCGGACATCTTCGCCGCGATGCGCGAGCGGGACGTCCTGCTGCACCACCCGTACGACAGCTTCTCCACCTCCGTGCAGGCCTTCCTGGAGCAGGCCGCGGCCGACCCGGACGTGCTGGCGATCAAGCAGACGCTGTACCGCACCTCGGGTGACTCGCCGATCGTGGACGCGCTGATCGACGCGGCGGAGTCGGGCAAGCAGGTGCTCGTCCTGGTCGAGATCAAGGCGCGCTTCGACGAGCAGGCCAACATCAAGTGGGCCCGCAAGCTGGAGGAGGCCGGCTGCCACGTGGTCTACGGCCTGGTCGGGCTGAAGACGCACTGCAAGCTGTCGCTGGTGGTCCGCCAGGAGGGCGACACCCTGCGGCGGTACTCGCACGTCGGCACCGGCAACTACCACCCGAAGACCGCCCGGCTCTACGAGGACCTGGGGCTGCTGACCTCGGACCCGCAGGTCGGCGCCGACCTGTCGGACCTGTTCAACCGGCTGTCCGGCTACTCGCGCCGCGAGTCCTACCGCCGCCTGCTGACCGCCCCGCGCGGCCTGCGCGACGGCCTGATCTCGCGGATCCACAACGAGATCGCCAACCACCGGGCGGGCCGCCCGGCGTACGTGAAGCTCAAGGTCAACTCGATCGTCGACGAGGCCGTGATCGACGCGCTCTACCGCGCCTCGCAGGCCGGCGTGCCGGTCGACGTGTGGGTCCGCGGGATCTGCGCGATCCGCCCGGGCGTGCCGGGGCTGAGCGAGAACATCAGGGTGCGCAGCATCCTGGGCCGCTTCCTGGAGCACTCCCGGATCTTCGTGTTCGGCAACAGCGGCGACCCGGAGGTCTGGATCGGCAGCGCCGACATGATGCACCGGAACCTGGACCGCCGGATCGAGGCGCTGATGCGGATCACCGATCCGGCACACCGCGCCGAGCTGTCCGGTCTGATCGACCTCGGGGTGTCGGACGAGAGCGAGTCCTGGCACCTGGAGCAGGACGGCGCGTGGACCCGCCACTCGCAGGACGCCGAGGGCCGCTCGCTGCGGCACGTCCAGGACCTGCTCATCGACTCGCGCCAGCGACGCCGGGCCGCCACCTCGCGCTGA
- the pstA gene encoding phosphate ABC transporter permease PstA gives MSTTTTVPAQARPQGRPLTANRLPKWAPAAVAAGSIALGCGIGAVGGLDSRLQWGLISVVLFVAIGYGLSAKVEGRRQAKDRLATSVVWVAFILAVVPLVALTVYTIQQGIGVVDGYFLSHSMKGVLASGPGGGIYHALIGTLQQVALATLMAAPVGLLTAVYLVEYGRGRLAKVVTFFVDVMTGVPSIVAGLFILSLWNLALGFNYSGFSGSLALAILMMPVVVRSTEEMLKLVPNELREASYALGVPKWKTILRIVLPTAMGGITTGVMLAVARITGETAPVMMLVFGADYINGNPFDGPQQSLPMYIWQQYSVVNNDFGYARAWGAALVLIAFVMGLNLIARGIARWRSPKAGH, from the coding sequence ATGAGCACGACCACTACCGTTCCGGCGCAGGCGCGCCCGCAGGGCCGCCCGCTGACCGCGAACCGGCTGCCCAAGTGGGCCCCGGCGGCCGTCGCCGCCGGCTCGATCGCCCTCGGCTGTGGCATCGGCGCCGTCGGCGGCCTCGACAGCCGTCTGCAGTGGGGCCTGATCTCGGTCGTCCTGTTCGTGGCGATCGGCTACGGACTCTCGGCCAAGGTCGAGGGCCGCCGCCAGGCCAAGGACCGGCTCGCCACCTCGGTGGTCTGGGTCGCCTTCATCCTCGCCGTCGTGCCGCTGGTCGCGCTGACCGTCTACACGATCCAGCAGGGCATCGGCGTGGTGGACGGGTACTTCCTGAGCCACTCGATGAAGGGCGTGCTCGCCTCCGGCCCCGGCGGCGGCATCTACCACGCGCTGATCGGCACCCTGCAGCAGGTCGCCCTGGCCACCCTGATGGCCGCCCCGGTGGGTCTGCTGACCGCCGTCTACCTGGTCGAGTACGGCCGCGGCCGGCTCGCCAAGGTCGTCACCTTCTTCGTCGACGTCATGACGGGTGTACCGTCGATCGTCGCCGGTCTGTTCATCCTCTCGCTCTGGAACCTCGCGCTCGGCTTCAACTACTCCGGCTTCTCCGGCAGCCTCGCGCTGGCGATCCTGATGATGCCGGTCGTCGTCCGCTCCACCGAGGAGATGCTCAAGCTCGTCCCGAACGAGCTGCGCGAGGCCTCGTACGCGCTCGGCGTGCCGAAGTGGAAGACCATCCTGCGGATCGTCCTCCCCACCGCGATGGGCGGCATCACCACCGGCGTGATGCTCGCGGTCGCCCGCATCACGGGCGAGACCGCCCCGGTGATGATGCTGGTGTTCGGCGCCGACTACATCAACGGCAACCCGTTCGACGGACCGCAGCAGTCCCTGCCGATGTACATCTGGCAGCAGTACTCGGTGGTCAACAACGACTTCGGCTACGCCCGCGCCTGGGGCGCCGCGCTGGTGCTGATCGCCTTCGTGATGGGGCTCAACCTCATCGCCCGGGGCATCGCACGCTGGCGCTCGCCCAAGGCCGGACACTGA
- the pstB gene encoding phosphate ABC transporter ATP-binding protein PstB, producing MAKRIDVSGLSAYYGSTKAIEDISMSIEPRSVTAFIGPSGCGKSTFLRTLNRMHEVIPGARVEGKVLLDDENLYASNVDPVAVRRSVGMVFQRPNPFPTMSIYDNVVAGLKLAGVRKKAVLDEVVERSLKGANLWKEVHNRLNKPGAGLSGGQQQRLCIARAIAVEPQVLLMDEPCSALDPISTLAIEDLIGELKSQFTIVIVTHNMQQAARVSDRTAFFNLAGVGQPGKLIELDDTQRIFSNPSVQATEDYISGRFG from the coding sequence ATGGCCAAGCGCATCGACGTCAGCGGACTGTCGGCCTACTACGGCTCCACCAAGGCTATCGAGGACATCTCGATGAGCATCGAACCCCGCTCGGTGACCGCCTTCATCGGCCCCTCCGGCTGCGGCAAGTCCACCTTCCTGCGCACCCTCAACCGGATGCACGAGGTGATCCCCGGCGCCCGCGTCGAGGGCAAGGTGCTCCTGGACGACGAGAACCTGTACGCCTCCAACGTCGACCCGGTCGCCGTACGCCGCTCGGTCGGCATGGTCTTCCAGCGCCCGAACCCGTTCCCGACCATGTCGATCTACGACAACGTGGTCGCCGGCCTCAAGCTCGCGGGCGTGCGCAAGAAGGCCGTCCTGGACGAGGTCGTGGAGCGCTCGCTCAAGGGCGCCAACCTCTGGAAGGAGGTCCACAACCGGCTGAACAAGCCGGGGGCCGGCCTCTCCGGCGGTCAGCAGCAACGCCTGTGCATCGCCCGCGCCATCGCGGTCGAGCCGCAGGTCCTGCTGATGGACGAGCCCTGCTCGGCGCTCGACCCGATCTCCACCCTCGCCATCGAGGACCTGATCGGCGAGCTGAAGTCCCAGTTCACCATCGTCATCGTCACCCACAACATGCAGCAGGCGGCCCGCGTCAGCGACCGCACCGCCTTCTTCAACCTGGCCGGTGTCGGCCAGCCGGGCAAGCTGATCGAGCTGGACGACACCCAGCGGATCTTCTCCAACCCGTCGGTGCAGGCGACCGAGGACTACATCTCCGGCCGCTTCGGCTAG
- a CDS encoding CHAD domain-containing protein translates to MTDAPMTAQAASTMTAGEILSSHLTAQAGAFLRALPLAVGEVGARPGTAVVPAAGTADLLRAVRRIGGLLHTFGTVFDQAWAQESRTELRWLLNLLALEPGYVRRSARLLGALDSLSGTDPDGTGMLAGHAGAPKARALLDRQLTLARTRAHSTVLQELRSARLHALADRMTLLVGEAPLLESAGGRAGAVLLPQASAAFTALSASAAKLPLQRAAKPYGGDGLRRLGAAPSSLPARGLGAPPARQAGGEGAGAPGAVDADAALAADDAPWARLRILVKRARYALEVCGRPAGELDELDAVLGWHQEAADAAVTAATAARTPRITPATAYVLGVVHADQRLEVEAARYAFGRRWPELPPGPDGWLEIPPAEGWGQTPAPRTA, encoded by the coding sequence ATGACCGATGCGCCGATGACGGCCCAGGCGGCCTCCACCATGACCGCCGGGGAAATCCTCTCCAGCCATCTCACCGCCCAGGCCGGCGCGTTCCTGCGCGCCCTGCCGCTGGCGGTGGGCGAGGTCGGCGCAAGACCGGGGACGGCCGTCGTCCCGGCCGCCGGCACCGCCGACCTGCTGCGGGCGGTCCGGCGGATCGGCGGGCTGCTGCACACCTTCGGCACCGTCTTCGACCAGGCCTGGGCGCAGGAGTCGCGCACCGAACTGCGCTGGCTGCTCAACCTGCTGGCGCTGGAGCCCGGGTACGTCCGCCGCTCGGCGCGGCTGCTGGGCGCGCTGGACTCGCTGAGCGGCACCGACCCGGACGGGACGGGCATGCTGGCCGGGCACGCCGGGGCACCGAAGGCGCGGGCGCTGCTGGACCGGCAGCTGACCCTGGCTCGGACCAGGGCACACTCGACCGTGCTCCAGGAGCTGCGGTCGGCCCGGCTGCACGCGCTGGCGGACCGGATGACACTGCTGGTCGGCGAGGCCCCGCTGCTGGAGTCGGCGGGCGGCCGGGCCGGGGCGGTGCTGCTGCCACAGGCGTCCGCCGCGTTCACCGCTCTTTCCGCGAGCGCCGCCAAGCTGCCGCTCCAGCGCGCCGCAAAGCCGTACGGCGGGGACGGCCTGCGCCGCCTGGGCGCCGCCCCTTCCTCCTTGCCCGCACGCGGGCTGGGTGCACCTCCTGCCCGTCAGGCCGGGGGAGAGGGGGCCGGCGCGCCCGGCGCGGTGGATGCCGACGCGGCGCTGGCCGCCGACGACGCTCCGTGGGCGCGGTTGCGGATCCTGGTGAAGCGCGCCCGCTACGCGCTGGAGGTGTGTGGCCGCCCCGCCGGTGAGCTGGACGAGCTGGACGCGGTGCTGGGCTGGCACCAGGAGGCGGCGGACGCGGCGGTCACTGCGGCCACTGCGGCGCGCACGCCGCGGATCACCCCCGCCACGGCCTACGTGCTGGGCGTGGTGCATGCTGATCAGCGACTGGAGGTGGAGGCGGCACGGTACGCCTTCGGCCGCCGGTGGCCCGAACTCCCGCCAGGCCCGGACGGTTGGCTGGAGATCCCCCCTGCCGAGGGCTGGGGGCAAACCCCCGCACCACGGACGGCATGA
- the pstC gene encoding phosphate ABC transporter permease subunit PstC, with the protein MVPPPPGQAPPDRSTPMTSSPPAAPRGRVSRERDSRFGDAIFMNLARGSGILLLVVMAAIAGFLAWRSGLALTNNNGNFLTTFEWAPDAPKPVFGIAVLAFGTIVSAIIAMAIAVPVAIGIALFISHYAPRKIAQPFAYLVDLLAAVPSIVYGLWGALFLVPHMNGLTSWLNEYLGWTYIFDQTKTGTTPRNLFTVGILLAIMILPIITAVSREVFRQVPRMHEEAALALGATRWEMIRTAVLPFGRPGIISASMLGLGRALGETIAVAVVLSSNSVLSLHILDPGGGTFAQNIALKFAEAGDNGRNALMASGLVLFVITLLVNGAARLIVARRKEYSGAGA; encoded by the coding sequence ATGGTGCCGCCCCCTCCGGGGCAGGCGCCACCAGACCGGAGTACACCAATGACCTCATCTCCCCCTGCCGCCCCGCGGGGCAGGGTAAGCCGAGAGCGCGACAGCCGGTTCGGCGACGCGATATTCATGAACCTCGCCCGGGGTTCGGGCATCCTGCTGCTGGTCGTGATGGCCGCCATCGCAGGCTTCCTGGCCTGGCGCTCGGGCCTCGCGCTCACCAACAACAACGGCAACTTCCTCACCACCTTCGAGTGGGCGCCGGACGCCCCGAAGCCGGTCTTCGGCATCGCCGTCCTCGCCTTCGGCACCATCGTCAGCGCGATCATCGCGATGGCGATCGCCGTCCCGGTGGCCATCGGGATCGCCCTGTTCATCTCGCACTACGCACCCCGGAAGATCGCCCAGCCGTTCGCCTACCTGGTGGACCTGCTCGCGGCCGTCCCCAGCATCGTCTACGGCCTCTGGGGCGCGCTGTTCCTGGTGCCGCACATGAACGGGCTGACCAGCTGGCTCAACGAGTACCTGGGCTGGACGTACATCTTCGACCAGACCAAGACCGGCACCACCCCGCGCAACCTGTTCACCGTCGGCATCCTGCTGGCGATCATGATCCTGCCGATCATCACCGCGGTCTCCCGCGAGGTGTTCCGCCAGGTGCCGCGGATGCACGAGGAGGCGGCGCTCGCGCTCGGCGCGACCCGCTGGGAGATGATCCGCACCGCGGTGCTGCCGTTCGGCCGCCCCGGCATCATCTCGGCCTCGATGCTCGGCCTCGGCCGCGCGCTCGGCGAGACGATCGCCGTCGCGGTCGTGCTGTCCTCGAACAGCGTCCTCTCGCTGCACATCCTCGACCCGGGCGGTGGCACCTTCGCGCAGAACATCGCGCTGAAGTTCGCCGAGGCCGGGGACAACGGCCGCAACGCCCTGATGGCCTCCGGCCTCGTCCTGTTCGTGATCACCCTGCTGGTGAACGGTGCCGCGCGGCTGATCGTCGCCCGCCGCAAGGAGTACTCGGGGGCCGGCGCATGA